The following coding sequences are from one Bufo bufo chromosome 2, aBufBuf1.1, whole genome shotgun sequence window:
- the LOC120990675 gene encoding gastrula zinc finger protein XlCGF7.1-like produces the protein MGDPPCKSEVEEDILDVTTENPSKNSEGSLMLSLNYKAEDEDIMQRTSGENLNVHQRLHSTELSYNPPNHEEPSPDQSQIVTTSTGQKGGKRFQSGKEFTKSSGLTTHRRIHTGEKPYSCSECGKCFTKKSHLVTHERSHTGERPYSCSECGKCFTQKSHLITHERIHTGEKPYSCAECGKCFSDKSSLVIHERTHTGEKPYSCSECGKCFTRKSSLVTHQSFHTERKSYACPECGKCFTRKSNLGKHGKIHRGEKPYSCSECGKHFAHKSNLVTHENTHTGEKPYSCLECGKCFEEKYCGDKEQKKSLVYFQGSEDELPP, from the exons ATGGGCGATCCCCCATGTAAAAGTGAGGTGGAAGAGGACATTctagatgtcaccacag aaaatcccagtaagaaTTCTGAGGGAAGCCTCATGTTATCACTAAATTATAAAGCAGAAGATGAAGATATCATGCAGCGCACTTCAGGAGAAAACCTTAATGTTCATCAGagacttcacagtacagagctatcATATAATCCCCCTAAtcatgaggaaccttctcctgaccaatcacagattgttaccacaagtacaggtcagaaagggggtaaaagGTTTCAAAGTGGTAAAGAGTTCACAAAAAGCTCAGGTCTTACTACACACAGAAGAATTCACacgggggagaagccatattcatgttcagaatgtgggaagtgctttACAAAGAAATcgcatcttgttacacatgagagaagtcacacaggggagagaccatattcatgttcagaatgtgggaaatgttttacacagaaatcacatCTTATTACACATGAGaggattcacacaggagagaagccatattcatgtgcagaatgtgggaaatgcttttcagataaatcaagtcttgttatacatgagagaactcatacaggagagaaaccatattcatgttcagaatgtggtaaatgttttacacggaaatcatctcttgttacacatcagagttTTCACACAGAAAGAAAGTCATATGCATGTCCAGAATGCGGAAAATGTTTTACACGTAAATCAAATCTTGGTAAACATGGTAAAATCCACAGGGGAGAGAAGCCAtactcatgttcagaatgtgggaaacattTTGCacataaatcaaatcttgttacacatgagaatactcacacaggagaaaagccatattcatgtttagaatgtgggaaatgttttg AGGAAAAGTATTGTGGAGATAAGGAACAGAAGAAGAGCCTTGTTTACTTCCAGGGCAGTGAAGATGAATTGCCCCCATGA